A section of the Estrella lausannensis genome encodes:
- a CDS encoding glycosyltransferase encodes MFRPIRSFLYAEAMIKRVLKKEALFCLLLFVLTFLQSEGCSRESSPLKIRVIGEFNQKGLSKDIKILTDEISNLGHCVEAVDFYRLKGKKAGDPAIEQVDIQILIQDFADSILSFGKKNYFIPNPEFCSATLKQLKKADLILARTQEVDRIFTGYNLPVFYLGFIGQDRKLEDCEKDFRKFLHVKGSSPMKGTVEVLMGWHSSFPPLTIIDHVSKYKKIPKNVLLIPHFVPDQQLKELQNSCGIHICPSKTEGFGHYLIEAMSAGAVVITVDAPPMNEFIDDPAFLIQPIKVTKQSYADIYHISPEGAREAVVNVLKMDPSQLEAVGLMNRKKYEEMQELFRARVKALLLLEP; translated from the coding sequence ATGTTCCGTCCGATCCGATCATTTCTTTATGCCGAGGCCATGATAAAGCGGGTTTTGAAGAAAGAGGCTCTCTTCTGCCTTCTCTTGTTTGTTCTGACTTTCCTGCAATCCGAAGGATGCAGCAGAGAATCTTCTCCTTTGAAGATTCGCGTCATCGGCGAGTTCAATCAGAAAGGGCTTTCCAAGGATATCAAAATACTCACTGACGAGATCAGCAATCTTGGACATTGTGTGGAGGCGGTCGATTTTTACCGTTTAAAGGGGAAAAAAGCGGGTGATCCGGCGATTGAACAGGTCGATATTCAAATTCTGATTCAGGATTTTGCCGATTCCATTCTCTCTTTTGGTAAGAAAAACTATTTTATCCCCAATCCCGAATTTTGCTCCGCGACGCTTAAGCAGCTCAAGAAAGCGGATTTAATTTTGGCAAGAACGCAGGAGGTAGACAGGATATTCACCGGATACAACCTCCCGGTGTTCTATTTGGGTTTCATCGGCCAGGATCGAAAATTGGAAGATTGTGAAAAGGATTTCCGCAAGTTTCTCCATGTCAAAGGGTCAAGCCCCATGAAGGGGACCGTGGAGGTGCTGATGGGATGGCACAGCTCCTTTCCCCCGCTCACAATCATAGATCATGTCTCAAAGTACAAAAAAATCCCGAAAAATGTGCTTCTGATCCCCCATTTTGTACCGGATCAACAACTGAAAGAGTTGCAAAACAGCTGCGGAATCCATATATGCCCGAGCAAGACGGAAGGCTTTGGCCACTACCTCATCGAAGCCATGAGCGCAGGTGCGGTGGTGATCACTGTCGATGCGCCCCCCATGAATGAGTTCATCGACGATCCTGCTTTTTTGATCCAGCCGATCAAAGTGACAAAGCAAAGCTATGCAGATATCTATCATATTAGCCCTGAGGGAGCCAGGGAGGCGGTTGTCAATGTGTTGAAAATGGATCCGTCGCAACTGGAAGCGGTAGGACTTATGAATCGGAAAAAATATGAAGAGATGCAGGAGCTTTTTCGCGCCAGGGTGAAAGCGCTTCTTCTCTTAGAGCCTTGA
- a CDS encoding DUF1761 domain-containing protein, whose protein sequence is MLDGFTLAVVIAAVVNIVLGAVWYNPNFLGKAWAFTHGFREDSIKGTPKTYVGAFLVGFVIAYVLGLVLQKLQVNSVAGAMTSAFWLWLGFIVTTHFSGVLWAKKPFQAYLIDVAFYLVSFQAMAIVFALFS, encoded by the coding sequence ATGCTGGACGGTTTTACGTTGGCGGTGGTCATAGCCGCAGTTGTTAATATTGTATTGGGAGCGGTTTGGTACAACCCTAATTTTTTAGGTAAAGCGTGGGCTTTTACACATGGCTTTCGGGAAGATTCGATTAAGGGGACCCCCAAAACTTATGTCGGCGCTTTTTTGGTGGGGTTTGTCATCGCTTACGTTTTGGGGCTCGTATTGCAAAAGCTTCAGGTCAACTCAGTGGCCGGTGCGATGACTTCCGCTTTCTGGCTTTGGCTCGGATTTATTGTCACAACCCATTTTTCCGGAGTGCTCTGGGCGAAGAAGCCATTCCAGGCCTATCTGATCGATGTGGCTTTTTATCTTGTCAGCTTCCAAGCGATGGCGATCGTATTCGCCCTGTTTAGCTAG
- a CDS encoding TatD family hydrolase yields MNLSLQKGVAYFDTHAHIASEALFAKADELIAEALAHNVSAIVNIATDSESLSRGFLLQQQHPGLVFNTAAVTPHDSGTFSEETFSYFSKSAKEGKLVAVGETGLDYHYMHASKEIQQNIFSRHLKLAIESDLPIIIHCRDAFSDLFAMLDSEYLPKKRAFPGIMHCFTGTLEEAKEACERGFLISFSGIVTFKKSVGLKEVAKWVPLDRLLIETDSPYLAPEPFRGKTNQPAYIGKTAEMIAALKGITVEKVAEITWENSMKVFGLEGKNHLSR; encoded by the coding sequence TTGAACTTAAGTCTTCAAAAAGGCGTCGCCTATTTCGATACGCACGCGCACATCGCCTCAGAGGCGCTCTTTGCAAAAGCCGATGAACTCATTGCAGAGGCCTTAGCACACAACGTCAGCGCCATCGTCAACATCGCCACCGATTCAGAAAGCCTCTCACGAGGCTTTCTGTTGCAACAGCAGCACCCCGGCCTCGTGTTCAACACCGCCGCCGTGACGCCTCACGATTCAGGCACCTTCTCGGAAGAGACCTTCTCTTATTTCTCCAAATCGGCAAAAGAGGGCAAGCTGGTTGCCGTGGGAGAGACAGGCTTGGACTACCATTACATGCACGCTTCCAAAGAGATACAACAAAACATCTTCTCAAGGCACCTCAAGCTGGCCATTGAATCCGACCTCCCCATCATCATTCACTGCCGCGATGCCTTCAGCGATTTATTTGCTATGCTCGATAGCGAGTACCTCCCCAAAAAAAGAGCCTTTCCCGGTATCATGCACTGCTTCACAGGCACCCTGGAAGAAGCCAAAGAGGCTTGTGAGAGAGGATTTCTCATCTCCTTCAGCGGTATCGTCACATTCAAAAAAAGCGTCGGTTTGAAGGAAGTCGCCAAGTGGGTTCCTCTGGATCGCCTCTTGATTGAAACAGACAGTCCCTATTTGGCTCCGGAACCCTTCCGGGGTAAAACCAATCAACCGGCTTATATCGGAAAAACGGCTGAAATGATCGCGGCGCTAAAAGGCATCACGGTGGAAAAAGTGGCGGAAATTACTTGGGAGAACAGCATGAAGGTATTCGGTCTTGAAGGAAAGAATCACCTGAGTCGCTAA
- a CDS encoding protein-disulfide reductase DsbD family protein encodes MAKRTLFLLFALFCFIGAESQIFAHEQEMPGQTQQETLEEDEPLTVSCVADSHSITAGNPFYVAIVLDHQDGWHSYWKNPGEVGIPTSVEWQLPEGFTVSELKWPVPSSFSEGGIVGFGYEGKTYLLAEITPPSALEIAHYPIKATVSWLACSNDACLPGSKEIEIKLSKAEGNALASAHKETIEKAKSALPESGLAVVSEQQSDETIELLLAPPQGLELTQVQFLSAAADPTGQFSPCVAEVTREGYIRVSLKKQPADPEGQAKVEGLLVTGDSKVASAYEISHHLKHPSPVYEQDQLIALNDEAGKPVINPTSPPTPLEEEGEGSVLLFLAMAFLGGAILNLMPCVLPVVSLKILNFMQVAGQSRTVALKHGFAYSLGVLVSFWALAAALLVLQAYGNAVGWGFQLQEPLFVAILAAVLFVFSLSMFGVVEFGTILQAIAGKKEVQSKKESKGLTGSFLSGVLATAVATPCTGPFLGPAIGFAVTQSPFISLLMFTSLGLGMALPYLLLSGFPSLLRFLPKPGNWMIAFKEGVAFIMIATVLWLLWVFGAETEPMSLFLLMGALLLFAIACWIWGRFGTPVKSKRVRLIGALFALTLSFIGGKLLVDASMATPPEEFAVLENSNSAAALHRNGDWEPFSRERLNALIKEGKPVIIDFTARWCLICQTNHMVLATSGVEAKFKELGVVKMKADWTRRDPEITKELRLFGRSGVPLYLYYDGKQAEPKILPQILTPEIVISAMEESN; translated from the coding sequence TTGGCTAAACGCACGCTATTTCTACTCTTCGCTCTCTTCTGCTTTATCGGAGCGGAATCGCAAATCTTCGCCCATGAACAGGAGATGCCCGGTCAAACTCAGCAAGAGACACTCGAGGAAGATGAACCTTTGACAGTCTCCTGCGTCGCAGATAGCCACTCTATCACCGCAGGCAACCCCTTTTATGTGGCCATCGTTTTAGATCACCAAGACGGCTGGCACAGCTACTGGAAAAACCCGGGCGAAGTCGGAATTCCCACCAGCGTCGAATGGCAGCTGCCGGAGGGCTTCACCGTCTCCGAGCTCAAATGGCCCGTTCCTTCCAGCTTCTCAGAAGGCGGCATTGTCGGTTTTGGCTATGAAGGGAAGACCTACCTGCTCGCTGAAATCACCCCTCCGTCTGCCCTGGAAATTGCCCATTATCCCATAAAAGCGACCGTCAGCTGGCTCGCCTGCTCCAACGATGCTTGCCTGCCAGGCAGCAAAGAGATAGAAATCAAGCTTTCCAAAGCTGAAGGCAATGCCCTTGCAAGCGCACACAAAGAAACGATCGAGAAAGCAAAATCCGCCCTACCCGAATCAGGGTTAGCCGTGGTGTCGGAACAGCAATCCGATGAGACAATCGAGCTTCTCTTAGCTCCCCCGCAAGGTTTGGAGCTGACGCAAGTGCAATTCCTGTCGGCTGCCGCCGATCCAACCGGCCAATTTTCTCCCTGCGTTGCAGAGGTGACGCGTGAAGGCTATATCCGCGTTTCCCTTAAAAAACAGCCGGCAGATCCGGAAGGACAGGCGAAAGTCGAAGGACTGCTAGTCACAGGAGACTCCAAGGTAGCCTCCGCCTATGAAATCAGCCATCACCTGAAGCACCCTTCCCCGGTGTATGAGCAAGATCAGCTGATCGCGCTAAATGATGAAGCCGGAAAACCTGTTATAAACCCGACCTCTCCGCCTACCCCCCTAGAAGAGGAAGGCGAAGGATCGGTTCTCCTGTTCCTCGCCATGGCCTTCTTAGGCGGTGCTATTTTGAATTTGATGCCCTGCGTACTGCCGGTTGTGTCGTTAAAAATTCTAAATTTCATGCAAGTTGCAGGGCAAAGCAGAACCGTCGCCCTCAAGCACGGATTTGCCTACTCTCTGGGCGTCTTAGTCTCCTTTTGGGCTCTCGCCGCCGCTCTCTTGGTTTTGCAAGCTTACGGCAACGCTGTCGGCTGGGGATTCCAGCTGCAGGAACCACTTTTCGTCGCCATTTTAGCAGCTGTTCTTTTTGTCTTCAGTTTGTCGATGTTCGGCGTCGTTGAATTTGGCACAATTCTCCAGGCTATTGCCGGAAAGAAAGAGGTGCAGTCCAAAAAGGAGAGCAAAGGTCTGACCGGCTCGTTCCTAAGCGGCGTTCTGGCAACAGCGGTCGCAACCCCTTGCACCGGCCCATTTCTTGGGCCAGCCATCGGGTTTGCCGTCACGCAGTCTCCTTTCATCTCACTGCTGATGTTCACGTCGCTCGGCCTGGGAATGGCCCTGCCCTATCTTTTACTCTCCGGTTTCCCTAGCCTTCTACGCTTCCTGCCGAAACCAGGAAACTGGATGATCGCCTTTAAAGAGGGCGTGGCATTCATCATGATCGCGACCGTGCTCTGGCTGCTGTGGGTCTTTGGCGCGGAAACAGAACCGATGTCGCTCTTCCTTCTGATGGGAGCGCTTCTCCTATTCGCTATCGCCTGCTGGATTTGGGGACGCTTCGGAACGCCCGTCAAGTCCAAACGCGTCAGGCTCATCGGCGCTCTGTTTGCACTGACCCTTTCGTTCATCGGTGGAAAGCTTCTTGTCGATGCATCCATGGCTACCCCTCCCGAAGAGTTCGCCGTTTTGGAAAATTCCAATTCAGCCGCGGCTTTGCATCGAAACGGTGATTGGGAACCCTTCTCCAGAGAGCGCCTCAACGCCCTGATCAAAGAAGGTAAACCGGTAATCATCGACTTCACTGCGCGCTGGTGCCTTATCTGCCAGACAAACCACATGGTGCTGGCAACTTCCGGCGTCGAGGCTAAATTCAAAGAACTGGGAGTGGTCAAGATGAAGGCCGACTGGACAAGACGCGACCCGGAGATCACAAAAGAGCTGAGGCTCTTCGGCAGAAGCGGAGTTCCGCTCTATCTTTACTACGATGGGAAACAGGCGGAACCGAAGATTCTTCCCCAGATCCTGACCCCGGAAATCGTCATCAGCGCAATGGAAGAGAGCAATTGA
- a CDS encoding MotA/TolQ/ExbB proton channel family protein, producing the protein MNALPFQVIYAANPFIDAYVNSDVLGKLIFIALVLLSVVTWIIVVHKGWITYQAKTTSSQFKKKVTLGVSNILNIDAEAPPSSYPNPFLTLYRVLKEKTIEILEKNKHFGATGEEAPFLSPSDINIVESHLSTAVAQETKHLEKYLYLLATVVSLGPFLGLLGTVWGILTTFSHLQAETSASTNQMVLGGLSLALATTVLGLIDAIPALIGYNYLKNSIRDFSVEMECFSSDILAQVEMQYRKVDID; encoded by the coding sequence ATGAATGCGCTTCCTTTCCAGGTAATTTACGCTGCCAACCCTTTCATCGATGCCTATGTCAACTCCGACGTTCTTGGAAAATTGATCTTTATCGCCTTGGTCCTTTTGTCGGTTGTGACCTGGATTATCGTAGTGCATAAGGGGTGGATTACTTACCAAGCCAAAACAACCTCTTCCCAGTTCAAGAAAAAAGTCACCTTGGGAGTGAGCAATATTTTGAATATCGATGCCGAAGCTCCTCCTTCCAGCTATCCCAATCCTTTTCTCACCCTCTACCGCGTGCTTAAGGAAAAGACGATCGAGATTTTGGAAAAGAACAAGCACTTTGGCGCGACGGGAGAGGAAGCTCCCTTCCTCTCCCCTTCCGACATTAATATTGTCGAATCGCATCTGTCCACCGCTGTCGCTCAAGAGACTAAACATTTGGAAAAATATCTTTACTTGCTTGCGACCGTTGTCAGCCTGGGTCCGTTTCTCGGTCTTTTGGGAACCGTGTGGGGTATTTTAACAACGTTTTCCCACCTCCAGGCGGAAACATCGGCCAGTACAAATCAGATGGTTCTTGGGGGTCTTTCTCTGGCTCTTGCCACAACGGTGCTTGGTTTGATCGACGCCATCCCCGCTTTGATCGGCTATAATTACCTGAAAAATTCCATACGTGATTTTTCTGTCGAGATGGAGTGTTTCTCTTCCGATATTTTAGCCCAAGTGGAGATGCAGTACCGAAAAGTAGATATCGACTGA
- a CDS encoding ExbD/TolR family protein: protein MRLRRKREREQGAEDEGPSVNLTPLIDVVFVVLIMFILIAPVLEIGKVELAEAGADAKDVALLEKDDSPVTLHVEKDDSIFINKMRVRDGELDRVLREAKRNYPKAKPLVFHDRKASFGTYQRLKNALESAGFEEMDIVLSPSKK, encoded by the coding sequence ATGCGGCTAAGAAGGAAAAGAGAGAGAGAACAGGGAGCGGAAGACGAAGGGCCGTCAGTGAATTTGACCCCTTTGATCGACGTTGTTTTCGTTGTGCTGATCATGTTCATCCTGATCGCTCCCGTTCTCGAGATCGGTAAAGTGGAGCTTGCTGAGGCAGGTGCGGATGCTAAAGATGTGGCTTTGCTTGAGAAGGATGACAGTCCGGTGACTCTCCACGTGGAAAAAGATGATTCCATTTTCATCAACAAAATGCGGGTTCGGGATGGAGAACTCGATCGGGTGCTGCGAGAGGCTAAAAGAAATTATCCCAAAGCTAAGCCCTTGGTGTTTCATGATCGGAAGGCTAGCTTCGGCACCTATCAAAGGCTGAAGAATGCCCTGGAGTCTGCCGGTTTTGAGGAAATGGATATCGTACTTTCCCCTTCGAAGAAGTAG
- the tolB gene encoding Tol-Pal system protein TolB — MFNRFIKHLFICLVLKVSASFAAEIEDRESLLVRLETEVNLLPIYVSDIQSDNADMGGEYLKSLGELLRFDIGFGGMAAVAAKDPKLEEAAKKSFGDEQMAGAAFKGADLPYALALKVSANKLQAKLFSISGGWVKTVGGITLSGKLSDDRRLIHLFADQIHKVLFGQEGIAKTKILYTIRKKASGKNEWISDIWEMDYDGANANAVVSGEGYVVTPQYAPAAPGKHPGTILYVSYQTGIPKMYAASLTDGKSTRVTLMKGNQLMPTMNLQRNALAFISDVAGNPDMFLMPFEKEGQVEGKPKQVFSVKWGTQGTPSFSPDGKKLAFVSNKDGSPRIYTVDISRPWTQSTDLKPVLLTKFRRGCTAPAWSYDGKKIAYCATVDGSRQIFVYDLERGTETQLTTGPGNKENPSWAPNSLHLVFNNDNGKESDLYIINLNQKKMVKVSKGAGEKRFPHWEPLF; from the coding sequence ATGTTCAATAGGTTTATAAAACATCTCTTTATTTGCTTGGTCCTTAAGGTCTCTGCCTCTTTTGCGGCAGAGATCGAAGACCGCGAGTCGCTGCTCGTGCGGCTGGAGACGGAAGTCAATCTTCTGCCCATCTATGTTTCCGACATCCAAAGTGACAATGCCGACATGGGCGGCGAGTATCTGAAGTCGCTCGGGGAGTTGCTCCGTTTTGATATAGGATTTGGCGGCATGGCCGCGGTCGCTGCCAAAGATCCTAAACTGGAGGAGGCGGCGAAGAAAAGTTTTGGCGATGAGCAGATGGCCGGAGCTGCTTTCAAGGGGGCGGATCTCCCCTATGCCCTTGCCTTGAAAGTGTCTGCCAATAAGTTGCAGGCAAAGCTTTTTTCGATCAGCGGAGGATGGGTTAAAACTGTTGGGGGCATCACGCTTTCGGGAAAACTCTCAGACGACAGGCGGCTTATCCATCTTTTCGCAGACCAGATCCATAAAGTCCTTTTCGGGCAGGAGGGCATAGCCAAAACAAAGATTCTCTACACCATACGCAAAAAGGCCTCCGGAAAGAACGAATGGATCTCTGATATTTGGGAGATGGATTATGACGGTGCCAACGCAAACGCTGTGGTGTCGGGAGAGGGGTATGTTGTCACACCGCAATACGCACCGGCAGCTCCAGGAAAGCATCCGGGAACGATTCTGTATGTGTCTTATCAAACAGGAATTCCGAAGATGTATGCCGCTTCCCTCACCGATGGTAAATCAACCCGAGTGACGCTGATGAAGGGAAACCAGCTGATGCCCACGATGAATCTGCAGCGGAATGCTCTCGCTTTTATATCCGATGTCGCCGGCAATCCTGATATGTTCCTGATGCCGTTCGAGAAAGAAGGGCAAGTGGAGGGTAAGCCTAAACAGGTGTTTTCCGTGAAATGGGGAACCCAGGGCACACCCTCGTTCAGTCCCGATGGCAAGAAACTGGCATTTGTTTCCAATAAAGACGGCTCTCCCCGAATCTACACCGTCGACATTTCCCGTCCCTGGACACAGTCGACGGATTTGAAGCCCGTGCTACTGACGAAGTTTCGAAGGGGATGTACGGCGCCGGCGTGGTCCTATGACGGGAAGAAAATCGCGTATTGCGCGACTGTCGATGGATCAAGGCAGATTTTTGTGTATGACTTGGAACGTGGAACGGAGACGCAGCTAACGACCGGACCTGGCAACAAGGAGAATCCCTCCTGGGCTCCGAACAGCTTGCACCTGGTATTTAACAACGATAATGGCAAAGAGTCCGACCTCTATATCATTAACCTCAATCAGAAAAAGATGGTGAAGGTGAGCAAGGGAGCCGGAGAGAAGAGGTTTCCGCACTGGGAGCCCCTCTTTTAA
- a CDS encoding OmpA family protein, whose protein sequence is MTKKFVCLGMAILSLAISPSCRRSTDEVVDDTRTASRHVKRGVCALGGKHNDSRQIRSRDQLYGANETKFQDDFVPLGDVEFGDDLALADPTVRQPRNSPGDPGSPIPGIEAFVDPSTMPEVADIFRNIHFDYDSNLLKGEDNMAIARDVANYMRSHPNVYVFVEGHCDERGPEAYNLALGAKRSNAVRSYLVQEGVSPDNVFTISYGRERPLVLGKNEDSWSQNRRAEFKIYFQR, encoded by the coding sequence ATGACTAAAAAGTTCGTATGTTTGGGAATGGCTATCTTAAGCCTCGCGATAAGCCCATCTTGCAGGCGCTCGACTGACGAAGTGGTGGATGATACAAGAACCGCTTCCAGGCATGTGAAGAGAGGTGTTTGCGCTCTCGGAGGAAAGCATAATGACTCGAGGCAGATCCGTTCGCGCGATCAGCTGTATGGAGCTAATGAAACGAAATTTCAAGACGACTTCGTTCCTCTTGGCGATGTGGAATTCGGTGACGATTTAGCTTTGGCTGATCCCACAGTGCGTCAGCCAAGAAACAGCCCAGGAGATCCTGGAAGTCCGATTCCCGGTATAGAGGCGTTTGTCGATCCAAGCACCATGCCGGAAGTGGCCGATATCTTCCGCAATATCCACTTCGACTACGACAGCAACTTGCTGAAAGGCGAAGATAACATGGCGATCGCACGCGATGTGGCCAACTACATGCGTTCACATCCCAACGTGTATGTGTTTGTCGAAGGCCATTGCGATGAGAGAGGTCCTGAAGCTTATAACCTGGCCCTCGGTGCAAAAAGAAGCAATGCCGTAAGATCGTATCTTGTTCAGGAAGGTGTCAGCCCCGATAACGTCTTTACCATATCCTATGGAAGGGAACGTCCGCTGGTGCTCGGAAAGAATGAGGACTCCTGGAGCCAAAACAGAAGAGCTGAATTCAAAATTTATTTCCAAAGATAG
- a CDS encoding LysM peptidoglycan-binding domain-containing protein: MVNTSLKSKDVAAALLLCLFSFSTIPLQAASWNSREASKDSQSTASVRHELSNLQTEINVINERLRTQEDVIEALKRDLESAKKKNNEEAKGKIGSLDQKFSSQDSTIKGFAQDLKELKNHSNHHATSYQDTQARLKDLEKIVQAQNDSIEHLRSALTALMDGLKSPEPESDGNYVTYQVKSGDSLGLIASKNKLSIKRLKEINNLKNDVIFTGQKLKVPASN, translated from the coding sequence ATGGTAAACACTTCTCTTAAATCCAAAGATGTCGCAGCGGCACTCTTGCTTTGCCTATTCTCCTTTTCCACAATCCCTTTACAGGCAGCTTCCTGGAATTCGCGTGAGGCCTCCAAAGACTCCCAAAGCACAGCCTCGGTGCGTCATGAATTGTCCAACCTCCAGACGGAAATCAATGTGATCAATGAGCGCCTGAGAACTCAGGAAGATGTCATTGAAGCGCTCAAGAGAGATCTGGAAAGTGCCAAGAAAAAGAACAACGAAGAGGCTAAGGGGAAGATCGGCAGCTTGGATCAGAAGTTTTCTTCGCAAGACAGCACGATCAAGGGGTTCGCACAAGACTTGAAGGAGCTAAAAAACCACAGCAACCATCACGCGACCTCTTACCAAGACACCCAGGCGCGTCTGAAGGATTTGGAAAAAATTGTTCAGGCCCAAAATGACAGCATCGAGCATTTGCGCTCGGCTCTCACTGCCTTGATGGACGGTCTTAAGAGCCCGGAACCCGAAAGCGATGGCAATTATGTGACCTACCAGGTTAAATCGGGCGACTCTCTGGGGCTTATCGCATCGAAAAATAAGCTCTCCATCAAAAGGCTCAAGGAGATTAACAACCTTAAAAACGATGTCATCTTTACGGGGCAGAAACTGAAAGTGCCCGCCTCCAACTGA
- the murI gene encoding glutamate racemase, translated as MNQKAIGIFDSGVGGLTVLRQIKRELPDESVVYFGDTARVPYGSKSAKTIERYCIENAIFLLEKNIKMLVVACNTASAYGINKLRRLFNIPVVGVIHPGAKAAVAVTKNKRIAVLATRATVASEVYPKAIHSIDPSIEVISQACPLLVPMIEERMGNHPAAALMIEEYLQRVKEKACDTILLGCTHYPLLHDEIKKALHPSVFIVDSATTCSKEVKEVLLELGLENRKGSSAETRYFVSDDPEKFRETGERFLNTPITEVLLEGIH; from the coding sequence ATGAATCAAAAAGCGATCGGAATATTCGATTCCGGCGTGGGAGGTTTGACTGTCCTTCGCCAAATCAAAAGAGAGCTGCCCGATGAGTCTGTTGTCTACTTTGGAGACACAGCAAGGGTTCCTTATGGTAGCAAGAGCGCGAAGACAATCGAACGTTACTGCATCGAAAATGCCATCTTCCTCCTCGAAAAAAACATCAAGATGCTGGTTGTCGCTTGCAACACCGCTTCCGCCTATGGAATCAACAAGCTGAGGCGCCTGTTCAATATTCCTGTGGTGGGAGTCATTCATCCAGGGGCAAAAGCCGCCGTGGCTGTGACTAAGAACAAGCGGATCGCAGTGCTGGCAACAAGAGCTACCGTGGCCTCCGAGGTGTATCCTAAAGCGATTCATTCCATTGACCCTTCGATCGAAGTCATCTCCCAGGCCTGTCCGCTGCTTGTTCCGATGATTGAAGAGAGGATGGGCAATCATCCGGCGGCTGCACTGATGATTGAGGAGTATTTGCAACGAGTCAAGGAAAAGGCGTGCGATACCATTCTTCTTGGCTGCACACACTATCCCCTCTTGCATGATGAGATTAAAAAGGCTTTGCACCCATCCGTCTTCATTGTCGATTCTGCGACAACTTGCAGCAAAGAGGTGAAAGAGGTGTTGCTGGAATTGGGTCTTGAAAACAGAAAGGGAAGCTCAGCAGAAACTCGTTACTTTGTCTCCGATGATCCTGAGAAATTCCGCGAAACGGGGGAGCGATTTTTGAATACGCCCATCACAGAAGTTCTTCTCGAAGGGATTCACTAA
- a CDS encoding glycosyltransferase family 92 protein, with protein sequence MRRVMLFVASFFLLPVMAFCHTPLGKDSEEPLLIFEMVDDDDDDYYDGYLSKTSSREQIEPKKAKENFQWFLAATIVFQNEAPWLKEWIEYHKLVGVEHFYLYNNLSTDDYDSVLKPYIDSGEVELIDWPFAHEEGKEGSWIKVQTDAINDAVSRAKDKAKWLAIVDADEFIVPVKHDSLPAFLKAYDKVVPKLSQISIKWVMFGTSYVEKIPEDKLMTEMLTMNSGRTPSSLFKVIVKPKDVTGCGTSHYCGLSKGRKWESAPFEFAQINHYWTRDEDYFLNVKVPRRLKIGYSWESVFEWAESFNGDNPESSLPITRFLPALKQRLGKAG encoded by the coding sequence ATGCGTAGAGTAATGCTGTTTGTTGCCAGCTTTTTTCTCCTGCCGGTCATGGCATTTTGCCATACCCCGCTGGGGAAGGATTCTGAAGAGCCGCTTTTGATTTTTGAGATGGTGGACGACGATGACGATGACTACTATGACGGCTATCTCTCTAAAACTTCTTCAAGGGAGCAAATTGAGCCTAAAAAAGCTAAGGAGAATTTCCAATGGTTTTTAGCTGCAACGATCGTGTTTCAGAACGAGGCGCCCTGGCTAAAAGAGTGGATTGAATATCATAAGCTTGTCGGTGTAGAGCACTTCTACTTGTATAACAACCTGAGCACCGATGATTACGACTCTGTCCTTAAACCCTATATTGATTCCGGAGAGGTGGAACTGATTGATTGGCCCTTTGCCCATGAGGAGGGAAAAGAGGGCTCCTGGATTAAGGTGCAAACCGATGCAATCAATGATGCAGTGAGTCGCGCCAAAGACAAGGCTAAATGGTTGGCCATCGTTGATGCCGACGAGTTTATTGTCCCGGTCAAGCACGACTCTCTTCCTGCGTTCTTAAAAGCTTACGACAAAGTGGTTCCAAAGCTGTCGCAGATATCAATCAAGTGGGTGATGTTCGGGACTTCCTATGTCGAGAAGATACCGGAGGATAAGTTGATGACAGAGATGCTCACGATGAACTCGGGCAGAACTCCAAGTTCTTTGTTCAAGGTAATCGTCAAGCCGAAAGATGTCACAGGATGCGGGACAAGCCACTATTGCGGCCTTTCCAAAGGAAGAAAGTGGGAGAGCGCCCCGTTTGAATTTGCCCAGATCAACCACTACTGGACGCGTGATGAAGACTATTTTCTGAACGTCAAAGTTCCTCGCCGCTTGAAGATCGGGTATAGCTGGGAAAGCGTATTTGAGTGGGCGGAGAGCTTCAACGGCGACAACCCCGAGTCGAGCCTACCCATCACCAGGTTCTTACCTGCTCTGAAACAAAGATTGGGAAAAGCTGGTTAA